GTGCTGGTGGTTGCGCCAGACCGGGAGCAATCGGCCTCGTCGCATTCTCTGACTTTGACACGACCGCTGAGAATCACTAAGGTCGATGATAGTCGATTCGCGGTCGATGGCACACCTACCGACTCTGTAATGGTAGCGATGCATGGATTACTTAAGGGCAGGATGCCGGACATTCTGATATCCGGGATCAACCACGGTCCCAATATGGGCGATGACGTGACCTACTCCGGAACTGTCGCGGCGGCGATTGAGGGCTCCCTGCTGGGGATTCCTTCGATCGCGGCTTCCCTGACAGACTGGGATGCCGAAGAATTCAAACCGGCTGCCAGGGCAGTCAGTAAAGTGGCGCGCTGGGTACTTAAAAACGGGCTCCCGCAGTTTTCTTTTCTGAATGTAAATATCCCCTTTCTGGGAGATAAGCCCTTCAAGGGAGTGAAGATCACCCGTCTGGGACGGCGTACGTACAACGATGTAATAGTTGAAAAGACCGATCCGCGTGGAAAAAACTACTACTGGATTGCCGGTGAACCGGAATGGATGGATGTCGATGGTTCAGATTTCTCCGCGGTCTCACGGGGTATGGTTTCGGTATCGCCCCTGAAGGTGGACATGACCGACACCAGGCTTCATGAAAAACTCAGGGATATCAATATAAAGCTATAGTAATTATTGGATTAGTTAGCCTGAGCGAACTTTGATCAGCGCTTACGGCACAAAATCTATTGACAAAACCATAATTTTGTTTAAACTTGGATGGTCAAAATAAATCGGGGCGTGGCTCAGCTTGGTAGAGCACTTGGTTCGGGACTAAGGGGTCGCTGGTTCAAATCCAGTCGCCCCGATTTTTAAGACTGCGGGAAGCATACCCGGGGGCAAGTTTAAAGGAGGGATAAAAGACAGGGAGTTAACCGCTCATGCCATCTGCCAGCCGTAAACCGTTTATCGGTGTGATCGGCGCCGGCCAATGCAATAGTGAAATAACGACAAAAGCGTTTGAACTGGGCCAGGAAATTGCCCGTTCCGGTGCAATCTTAGTCTGCGGCGGTCTGGGCGGAGTGATGCGGGCGGTTTCAAAAGGAGCCCGGGCAGAAGGCGGTGTTACGATCGGTGTCATTCCCGGAGATAGTAAAGAGGACGCCAACGAGTATATCGACTATCCGATTTGTACCGGCATGGGGCAGGCACGCAACCTGGTAATTATAAATACGGCCGATGTCCTGATCGCTGTGGCGGGACAATACGGTACCCTCTCGGAAATCGGATTTGCACGCAAATCGGGAAAGCCGGTGATCTCATTGGGTAGCTGGGAAATCGATGACAGCATAGTCAGGGCGGAAAACGCAAAGGAGGCAGTACAATTAGCGCTTCAGGCAATTCAGGGGTAGACAACATGGTGGCCGCGAAGGTGATCATATCCGGCCATGTCCAGGGGGTCGGCTTTCGCTACTTTACCACTGACACCGCAAAGCAGTTTCCGGTCAGCGGTTATGTCCGTAACCTGGCAACCGGCGATGTCGAGGTCGTTGTCGAAGGGGATAA
The sequence above is a segment of the Candidatus Zixiibacteriota bacterium genome. Coding sequences within it:
- the surE gene encoding 5'/3'-nucleotidase SurE; the protein is MILVTNDDGIHARGLQALARQLKRLGEVLVVAPDREQSASSHSLTLTRPLRITKVDDSRFAVDGTPTDSVMVAMHGLLKGRMPDILISGINHGPNMGDDVTYSGTVAAAIEGSLLGIPSIAASLTDWDAEEFKPAARAVSKVARWVLKNGLPQFSFLNVNIPFLGDKPFKGVKITRLGRRTYNDVIVEKTDPRGKNYYWIAGEPEWMDVDGSDFSAVSRGMVSVSPLKVDMTDTRLHEKLRDINIKL
- a CDS encoding TIGR00725 family protein: MPSASRKPFIGVIGAGQCNSEITTKAFELGQEIARSGAILVCGGLGGVMRAVSKGARAEGGVTIGVIPGDSKEDANEYIDYPICTGMGQARNLVIINTADVLIAVAGQYGTLSEIGFARKSGKPVISLGSWEIDDSIVRAENAKEAVQLALQAIQG
- a CDS encoding acylphosphatase, which gives rise to MVAAKVIISGHVQGVGFRYFTTDTAKQFPVSGYVRNLATGDVEVVVEGDKTAVAEFLKELKSGPRYSSISNFQIEWQTYENKYDSFNVRF